The DNA window gccaaaaggactaatgcaattcttggatgcataaacaggaaaaagactatgtccagttctcgtgtgaacaattcaaaaaggatgttgatcaattggagagggttcagagaagagccatgagaatgattaaaagtttaggaagcatgccttatagtgacagacccaaggagctcaatctatttagcttaacaaaaagaaggttaatgggtgaattaaccacagtctataaattccttcatggtctcttcagtctaacatagaaagggataacaccatacaatggctggaagtttaagctaggcaaaataagactggaaataaggcgtacagtgagagtaattaacttttggagcaatttactaacagtcatggtggattctccatcactgagaattttttaattaagattggatgtttttctaaaagatctgctctacaaattattttggagaagatctatgtcctgtgttatacagaaggtcagactagatgatcacaatggtcccttctagctttgcaatctatgaatcaatgaaatCAATCAGTTTAGGTgccttggtgtttttgaaaatcccactacatgcctaaatgccatttaaaatctggccctgggtgacttgagagcctacatccaattttcaaaagagctttaatctttcagagttagattttcaaaagtatgaagatgtctaaagcttcagatagatggtgagtgggattttcagaaacccCTCACCAGATTAGGTGTCTAACCTGCTTAAGCATTTTTGTCACTCAGCACCATTGacatctaaacacttttgaaactctagctcttaggctcctaagcaacttgcatgattttgtaatgggatttaggcttctatatcatttaggcactgtcataaatataaagggaagggtaaccacctttctgtatacagtgctataaaatccctcttggacagaggcaaaaccctttcacctgtaaagggttaagaagttaagataaccttgctggcacctgaccaaaatgaccaatgaggagacaagatactttcaaagctggagggggaggaacaaagggtctatctgtctgtgtgatgcttttgctgggaacagatcaggaatgcaactcagaactcctgtaaaaagttagtaattaatctagctagaaatgcattagatttccttttgtttaatggctggtaaaataggctgtgctggatggaatgtatattcctgtttttgtgtcttttgtaacttaaggatttgcctagagggatgctttatgttttgaatctgattaccctgtaaggtatttaccatcctgattttacagaggtgattcttttaccttttctttcgttaaaattcttcttttaagaacctgatagctttttcattgttcttaagttccaagcgtttgggtctgtattcacctgtacaaattgatgaggatttttatcaagccttccccgggaaagggggtgtagggcttgggggatattttgggggaagacttctccaagtgcgctctttctctgttctttgtgtaacacgcttggtggtggcagcatagggttcaaggacaaggcaaagtttgtaccttggggaatttttttaacctaagctggtaagaataagcttagagggtctttcatgcaggtccccacatcagtaccttagagttcagagtggggaaggaaccttgacaggcacccTTGAAAACTGTACCTGTGATGTCTAATAATCCATGTAACAAAGCTTCTCCTGAATTATGGTCTCTTGTGTCTTGACAGATGGAGCCTGTGactggaatagagaaggaaaaCCAGTCCAGGATACAGGAATTTATCCTTCTGGGCTTCCCCGGTagtcaatatttgcagatctctcttTTTGTGGTGTTTACCATGATGTATGTCCTGACAGTTGCAGGAAATGTTGCCATCCTAGTCCTAGTGAGCGCCAGCCATCAACTccgcacccccatgtacttcttcctttgcAACCTCTCCTTGCTGGGGATATGATACACCACAGCTTGTGTTCCCAAGACCATTGagattttcctgtggaaaagcaGAACCATCCCCTTTAGTAGCTGCATCCTGTAGATATACTTCATTTTCTCTTTGCGGGgcacagaatatttcctcttctctgccatggcctatgactgctatctggctatttgctacccattgcactatagcaccatcatgaacagcatcttgtctgctcagctggcccttggctcctgggtgtgtagtttcctggctatttctatcccagaatctctgagagttagattgtccttctgtggcactaatgTCATTACTCGTTTCTTCTGCAGCATAGATTCCTTCATCGTTCTCTCCTGCACAGACACCTATGTGATTGAGATGGCAGCTTTTATCATCTCGATCATCGTCATCCTGGGATTATGTTCAATAACTCTGGTCTCCTACAtttacaccctctccaccatactgagaatcctgtcagcccaaggccagcaaaaggccttttccacttgctctgcccatctcactcttgtgattatatggtacagctccaccatcttcctgtatgtcaggcCTTCCAGACAGAATGCCTTGGACATGAACAAGACTGTCAACACTTTGAACACCATTGTAACTCCACTGTTCAACCTCTTCAttgacagtctgagaaacaaagaggtgaaggaggctttatggaaggtattcagtgggccatgaagttgtttttgaatggcttagatgttactgggtctgattctcagcctgtgctcatgttccctttggtagtaactgtccttgttgttgttcttttaatcctggttccaattttacatttacaactttggtatttgggtaaaatgttcagaagtgcctaagggccagatttgcaaaggaattaggcacctaaagattcagataggcccCTAAATACCATTAAAGATCTAACttctaggagcctaatttttattgaaaatctactggacgtgagctcctaaggggcatattttcaaagatatttaggtgtctaaagatgcagatagttgtttagtgggcttttccaaagcacttcagcagatgaggcaccaaaatcccattgatttcagtggtagctacaaatacttttgaaaatctgtcccttaaaatctctcAAGAGGTCTCATCAACAACCCATTGGCATCAATGAAGatctttcaactgaattaaatggcctttagatcaggccctatgtggacattacttttagcaattcacatttaggcccccatcctgagatccttactcaagtgctaaattatattattttgagaCGTCCAGTTGACTCTAACGGGACTACtcacactaggaaagaaagcttgGGCACAAAGCttgtgcaggatcaagaccttagtgacactgaatctgcactcagaagtttgttctaagtttaaatttgtagcaactccagagttttcattatctgtgatgtATGACTGGTTGGCCAACTCACACGACATTGTGTCTGTTTCCTGGTTCAATAGCTGAAATATTATTATGCAGCAGactaaagaacaacatgcaggaaatacagaatgatgaacaacgatggtggattttttttttaattagtgaagaatttcaaaaaatcaaacttatttccctttttaagggttCTAAGTTTGGGGGTCCTACATGTTGGTAAATGGAAACAATTCAATAACGTTTTTAcaaagttttccatttaaatgttgtcaaaaattgaaatgaaaaatttaattaaaaaaagaaaacaaaaattcactaaatcaacagttctttacaaaaatttcaattttgaaaatggtcatatttcaacaaaaaggaattacaagggagaaagaatttcaattaatggtgatcaatatgttttcacagaatgttttttatcaaatgaagttgatttaactgtgacatttctgattgataaaggcaatggtgtttatgtaatagacttgcatttttctaaaggtttgattcagggtaacatcacactatttaaaaaaaataacactacacaaaaacaacagtaaattgattaaaaactggctaactgatagttctcaaaacataactgttcatagaatcatagaatatcagagttggaagggacctctggaggtcatctagtccaaccccctgcccagagcaggaccaatccctaattaaatcatcccagccagggctttgtcaagcctgaccttaaaaacttctaaggaaggggattccaccacctccctaggtaacgcattccagtgtttcaccaccctcctagtgaaaaagtttttcctaatatccaaactaaatctcccccactgcaacttgagaccattactccttgtcctgtcatctgctatcactgagaatagtctagatccatcctctttggatccacctttcaggtagttaaaagcagctatcaaatgccccctcattcttctcttccgtagattaaacaatcccagttccctcagcctctcctcataagtcatgtgttccagacccctaatcatttttgttgcccttcgctggactctctccagtttttaaaaatccgtcttgtagtgtggggcccaaaactggacacagtactccagatgtcaccaatgttgaatagaggggaacgatcacgtccctcgatctgctggccatgcccctccttatacaccccaaaatgccattagccttcttggcaacaagggcacactgttgactcatatccagcttctcgtccactgtcacccctaggtccttctctgcagaagtgctgccgagacattcggtccctagtctgtagcggtgcattggattcttctgtcctaagtgcaggactctgcacttgtccttgttgaacctcatcagatttcttttggcccaaccctccaatttttctaggtccctctgtatcctatccctaccctccagcgtatctaccactcctcccagtttagtgtcatcatcTGTTGATGGgaactattgattttaatgggtgatagacacctagatgcttttgagaatcccactaggttcctaaatacctttacatatcttgcccttgatgccggacttatttgtatttttgtatatttgtatctAGACCAGTCTTATCATCAAAGTGTAAATAAGctttaacttttacctttgtatccccctaccttttggaaagtgttttacttattaaggctggggatttcaaaggagtgtaaagacgtaggctgggtttaccaaaggaacctgagagagtttcaatagaatttttgcacctatgtccctttggcatctttggaagtcccagccctaattagagctggttggaattttcattgtagaggaaattccaatagtttgaaattggtttttatcccaaatctggatgaaaatttaaaacgtgctgatacagactaatacggctaccgctctgaaacttgtagttagctgtgacacctgtcccagacccgaagaagagctctgtgtaagcttggaaatttgtctctcccaacaacagaaattgggccaatacAGGATGTTACTTCACCCATTGCTCGGAAAACCCCATCAAGGAGATGACATACGGGCACGCCCAATAAAGGAGAAAACACTGACAACACTGTCTATCCAAACACTCAGCAtctccccaggcagaggaaccagactggagatgggggtgggagggcagggggccatggctcgaccacttttaaaagtgggagggctatgttctcccactttttactggccttaagggtgagcgatggtggggagggggcagagaggagcaagcatgGGGAAGGgctttgggggggaagaggcggcatgagggtggggcctcgggggaagaggccgtgtgggggtggggccttggttcAGGtgtcggtggcccccccacttctagggagcttccagcgctcctgtccccaggcactcccacctcataaagaaacaaatcaatccaccagtaaaaaaaacccaaaaaaccccctaaaataaaattaaaaaaatctgagaaagaagcaagaaccaaacaactgcactgataccacaatcatatcatttaccctgaggggaagaacaaaaaaaggaatggagtctctggctccttaGGGTCTACTAGGGGCTTTGCTGTGGctcctgattttatgtggaaggtgctcagatagcatggtgatgggtgacagtgtggaatcctacgatagacagatagattagatagaacgAACTCCTGCAAATCCTTCTTACATGGGATTATGGTTGGCACCTGACACagggtaggactctgcacttaaataggtcccctgtctctttgtcatgtgctaaaattaagacttccagacccaccagccatgcccccgccctccccccacccctcacttccAGACTCCCTATACAGCAAAAGACTTGTTACATGCAGCAGGGCCCGTaggtgaaaggcaacaaaaatcaaaggccccagacttcagtcttgatttctctgagtgatttctcttctttcttcagcAAAGTAACATGCACCTTTCTCAGGTAGGAGAGCTACCATGAACAAAGAGCGATAGACGGCTATTGAACAAGCCCAGGCTTCTGAAGTCACCATGTCAATATTTACCCAGATATCAAAACacagagttcatgatctgatgctgTCATATCCCGCGCTGTCACACCAGCAAACCGAAACCCAAAAGCCATCATACcccaagcaaagttttgaccccaaaaaaggagaagaaccagagactccatgaagtccactgggtactttctaatggctactgattttacgtggaaggaactcagataacatggtgaggggtggcagtATAGAAGCAGGCGATCGATAGATTTTCATCTTACTTATACTGCTATAAACCtggaagaactccactgactgagtggagttagtgtggatttaccactatacagacagcattttgcattaaaaaaaaatcacacaccatattcttatggggacaataatgtcatcagttgattgtatttgtaaaaaaaacagataaaaccatgttcatcagagaaacgcagacattttattcttgttgaataacctccacccagtcagtttcctcagggaagctttgatttccttgttccttatgctgtagatgatcggattcatcactggcggcagcacggaatagagaacagccatcACGAGATCCAGAGTTGACGGAGAGCTGGAGACGGGTTTCATGTAGGCAAAGAGACCAGTGGAAAGAAACATGGAAATTACAATGAGGTGCggaaggcatgtggagaaggttttatgtcggccctgctcagaggggattctcaataccgtggtcaagatctgaacatatgtcacaattataaaaacaaagcaacttacGGTTAAACACACACCAAATGCAATAACCCCAACTTCACTGAAGTACGAGTTAGAGCAGGCGAGCTTGaatagctgggggatttcacagaagaactgatccaccatgttgcctccacagaaggttatCGAAAACGTGTTCCCCGTCTGCAATGAAGAATAGAGAActacactgatccaggcactggctgccatttggacacaagctctcctgttcattatagtctcatagtgcagtggtttgcagatggcgacatatcgatcgtacgccatgatggtgagtaaggCGAAGTCGGCTACAAcaaagaagatgaggaaaaagacttgggcgacacatccagaataggaaatggaCTTAGTGTTCATAagggaattggccatagatttggggatggtgacagagatggtgccgaggtctaggatggacaaactcatcaggaagaagtacatgggggtgtgaaggtggtggtcaagAGCTATGGCTGTGACGATGAGAAGATTCCCTGCcagggctgccaggtaaagcactagaaacaccatgaagtgcaaaatctgcagctctcgaacatcagagaatcccaggagaaggaactcggtcacaGTGGTTTGGTTGgacacagaaatcaatgagttgtaggttccgaggtgcttctggaaatttcaataggcatctaaataccttgagaaatctggccttttgtcttttacaaatggagaaactgaggaacaaagaacttaaacaatttcacagtggtccatcagcaagtcaatggagacacagaaccaaggtctcctaacTTCCAGTGCTCTTCTTTAAACAAGAACACCGTCCTCACTAAGCCAGGGGTTTGGCACAttcttgagaagacagtgaaattctgttgagaccaaatcccaagagcacttctgaggaacataaattcgtcttctttcttggacctgttgagttgccatacataaacgaagcaggtaagggaaaaagacagcagggtgatgacaaaatggtaatgcaatgagattctaatcaatatagaaatttatgcaatagtaggaagattttgtgtatgaaacctttaaatgtttgatttatagctggaggaaaaaatatggctcgcaatgcatttttttcctcagaatccaagaacGCCTCAGtctaaggagagaatataatgtgtgaaggaggtctgttctggctagttctgtcagcaaaagctaataagttaggtccactagagagagagagagaggatcccagaaatatactttaaaccacttgtattaagacctattttttgtatacttggtaatgtgacctactgggccatatctggttggaaggaataggtttcccagtgagtaattggttcatctgtaacatacttccttctctctcacttactttctcactttctaaatttcactcatctttttcaactcttgaatgcagaagagaaaataactatatgatagatctgtggaactcgctgctgctgtaatttattgagtcgcatagataagaatgtaaaaatggattggataGTTCTCTAAGAGGTAGACTTAGGTTTTCATACCCACAAATGCCACATGGACACCCactcctcattcattttcacgggcatttgtttgtttaagaaccagatttttaaaggtttttaggcacctaatgagatTTTTAGAAGTATCTCGGCATCTAAAAATCCTTGATTGCAATGGGTATTAGACacctagctgctttgaaaaatcccactacacacctaaaagcctttaagaatttgccccataatcccttaggcagcttttgaaatctcagctgtagcctggtctggtagatgggaaataaggagttggagtttgtcccagctctgtcactcatttactgtgtgaaagtcagattaactgtctgtgcctcagtttccccatctgtaaataaatgaaataataccactcacccaccttggtaaaatggtttgaaatctacaggtgaaaaagcaccatgaatttcttcccaagtctactagagtgaatgaatagaataactttgacttcctctgtcattggatcaggccctctgtaactatgaagtttagggtattagaaggcaggagatggtctctgttccgggcttttcccctgacttccgatgcatccctaagcaagatcctttacccctctgccctaatgtctcctcatatggcagaggattgataatgcttaattatttactacaGAAGGGCATTGGGCCCATTCCAAACAACACTGAAGTTATGGCTACAAAGGGAGTTCTTTTCAACCTGTTGTAGAATAAAATAGCTAATGACTGGACAgtgatttgaagatgtaaagaggtttataagtacaaggtattattatctttgccagactagctcagattagcataaggaggataatcattatgggtgcgatttttaaaagagtctgtgGGAATCAGGCATTTACATTCCACTGAATCACAAGgagatttgaatttttaattgctttgaactcctttgaaaatcccattgcacaGTGACAATCAATCGTTTATCCTTGAGGGCAAAGTCTTATTTCCGTCTCAGCTGAGCATGGAATGTGCCTCTAAGGTCCGGCACTGCAAAATCAGGTAcgtttattttggtttataatttcttcttttgtaaaatgggacaatgaccctgactccagttgtaaaatgtgttgagatctactgatgaaaagcattgcacaaaagctagggATTATACTTAATGAGCATTGACAATTAAGCACTGTCTGGTACataattctgtatgaaattcttGTTCTGGTCTCACTTATACTTTAATATGTCATGGAtaggcttggcagcattttatttttattatttataattttgatgggtactgtcactgtttgtttttaagcattttctccactttttatttatttcagtgttcatagttgtacaaaattatgggggtggggcgtgggagactgtcagacaaatgatagttaacactgagattcaaaaagtgaaagctctataaaccattaaaacacaaattgtcaacatcatgtgttaaactatagaaagtaaatatccttaattcaacagatcatacctgtttttactgttcattcactaatccatttgtaagcctaattcaaaagtctaaatcgctggattttgactctaataagttctcccgcagtatttttctcactttgcctatctgtaaattttgagtattatcgatggaaatacattttcatcagtttgtgtgtgtgtgtgtgtgtgtggtgaaatcgacatttaccaacattcaccaataaaaatctaatccttccaagcctagtcatGACGTCTGTTCCTTGGTTGTTAgaatttgatcctgggcaaaCTGTAAAATCAGTTTTCATGTTCGATACAAAgggggagattgtcaaaggattttcaatgggagttgggccacagaattgccctctttgcctctgaaaattttcaccaaagacaaaaatcatggtcctggactcagaagaagacacataaataaccccagtgttccaaaggtgtgtattgggaagggtagctgagttctgaaatgagctggagaatggaaaatgagggaggatctaggagaaaagattaggagttcaagtttggcaatgttgtgctggaactagagattaggattctctgccttggaatatagcaatgtaaaatgttcatcgtagagcctttgaggaacaaagacaagtcctgcctgccgcagagcacagcagagattcatgaaggagaaaatagcagaggacaagactgacccatttaccttaatattagaagaaaggaaattttcagggaaactgggatatttttcttcctattcttcttcatgctaaattccgtagatctgttaaaatgggatttgcatatcagtg is part of the Eretmochelys imbricata isolate rEreImb1 chromosome 14, rEreImb1.hap1, whole genome shotgun sequence genome and encodes:
- the LOC144274066 gene encoding olfactory receptor 14A16-like; this translates as MNEEWVSMWHLWKHLGTYNSLISVSNQTTVTEFLLLGFSDVRELQILHFMVFLVLYLAALAGNLLIVTAIALDHHLHTPMYFFLMSLSILDLGTISVTIPKSMANSLMNTKSISYSGCVAQVFFLIFFVVADFALLTIMAYDRYVAICKPLHYETIMNRRACVQMAASAWISVVLYSSLQTGNTFSITFCGGNMVDQFFCEIPQLFKLACSNSYFSEVGVIAFGVCLTVSCFVFIIVTYVQILTTVLRIPSEQGRHKTFSTCLPHLIVISMFLSTGLFAYMKPVSSSPSTLDLVMAVLYSVLPPVMNPIIYSIRNKEIKASLRKLTGWRLFNKNKMSAFL